One window of the Bradyrhizobium sp. NP1 genome contains the following:
- a CDS encoding tartrate dehydrogenase, with protein sequence MSSGKKPYRIAVIPGDGIGKEVMPEGLRVIEAAAKKNGVAVAFDHFDFASYDYYEKHGQMMPDDWKEQIGKHDAIYFGAVGWPAKIPDHISLWGSLIKFRREFDQYVNLRPVRLMPGVPSPLANRKPGDIDFWVVRENTEGEYSSVGGRMFPDTEREFVTQQTVMTRVGVDRILKFAFELTASRPKKHLTSATKSNGISITMPYWDERVEAMAKNYPKVKWDKYHIDILTANFVLHPDWFDVVVGSNLFGDILSDLGPACTGTIGIAPSGNINPEGDFPSVFEPVHGSAPDIAGQGIANPIGMIWSGAMMLEHLGEKQAAEAIVGAIERTLGERTLRTRDLGGNADTTACGKAVAEMVE encoded by the coding sequence ATGAGCAGCGGCAAGAAACCATACCGCATCGCGGTCATTCCCGGCGACGGGATCGGCAAGGAAGTGATGCCGGAGGGGCTGCGCGTCATCGAGGCGGCGGCGAAAAAGAACGGCGTTGCCGTCGCCTTCGACCATTTCGACTTCGCCTCCTATGACTATTACGAAAAGCACGGGCAGATGATGCCCGACGACTGGAAGGAGCAGATCGGCAAGCACGACGCGATCTATTTCGGCGCGGTCGGCTGGCCGGCGAAGATCCCCGATCACATTTCCTTGTGGGGATCGCTGATCAAGTTCCGGCGCGAGTTCGACCAGTACGTCAATTTGCGTCCGGTGCGGCTGATGCCGGGGGTGCCGTCGCCGCTCGCCAACCGCAAGCCCGGCGACATCGATTTCTGGGTGGTGCGCGAGAACACCGAGGGCGAATATTCTTCCGTCGGCGGGCGCATGTTCCCAGACACCGAGCGCGAATTCGTCACGCAGCAGACCGTGATGACGCGGGTCGGCGTCGATCGCATCCTGAAATTCGCCTTTGAGCTCACCGCATCGCGGCCGAAAAAGCACCTGACCTCGGCGACCAAGTCGAACGGCATCTCCATCACCATGCCCTATTGGGACGAGCGTGTGGAGGCGATGGCGAAGAACTATCCGAAAGTGAAGTGGGACAAGTATCACATCGATATCTTGACCGCGAATTTCGTGCTGCATCCGGACTGGTTCGACGTCGTGGTCGGCTCGAACCTGTTCGGGGATATTCTTTCGGATCTCGGTCCCGCCTGCACCGGCACGATCGGGATCGCGCCGTCAGGCAACATCAATCCGGAAGGCGATTTTCCGTCCGTGTTCGAGCCGGTCCATGGCTCGGCGCCCGACATCGCCGGGCAGGGCATTGCCAACCCGATCGGCATGATCTGGTCGGGCGCCATGATGCTGGAGCATCTCGGCGAGAAGCAGGCGGCGGAGGCGATCGTCGGCGCGATCGAGCGCACGCTCGGCGAACGCACGCTGCGCACCCGCGATCTCGGCGGCAATGCCGACACGACGGCCTGCGGCAAGGCGGTCGCGGAGATGGTGGAGTGA
- a CDS encoding NAD(P)-dependent oxidoreductase produces MRGVFVDANESLAAIMERLEKPGDPRMRIHRDPDVTPEQLPKVLDGAEIAIVDHTYLPTDIARQCKGLKDVVFLGTGARSYMNPEELAELGISVHLIKGYGDTAVAESAIALMWASARVLALMDREMRGGNWLREDGMQLTGKTIGLVGFGGIAAEVARIALGSGMKVLAWNRTKKQYPGVEFVDIDKLLADSHVVSVHLLLNDETRGFLSRERIARMKPGVILVNTARGAVVDEDAMIEALKSGHIRHAGLDVFSVEPLPRNHPLTKLPNVTLSAHSAFRTPEASENLIHAAWEHCRRIAQS; encoded by the coding sequence GTGCGCGGAGTGTTCGTCGACGCCAATGAATCGCTCGCCGCCATCATGGAGCGGCTGGAAAAGCCCGGCGATCCCCGGATGCGCATCCACCGCGATCCCGACGTCACCCCGGAGCAGTTGCCAAAGGTGCTGGACGGCGCCGAGATCGCCATCGTCGATCACACCTACCTGCCCACCGACATTGCGCGCCAGTGCAAGGGCCTGAAGGACGTGGTGTTCTTGGGGACGGGCGCACGCAGCTACATGAATCCGGAAGAGCTCGCCGAGCTCGGCATCTCCGTGCACCTGATCAAGGGCTATGGCGACACCGCGGTCGCGGAATCCGCGATCGCCCTGATGTGGGCCTCAGCGCGGGTGCTGGCTCTGATGGACCGCGAGATGCGCGGCGGCAACTGGCTGCGCGAGGACGGCATGCAGCTCACCGGCAAGACCATCGGGCTCGTCGGCTTTGGTGGCATCGCCGCGGAGGTCGCCCGGATCGCGCTCGGAAGCGGCATGAAGGTGCTCGCCTGGAACCGGACCAAAAAGCAATATCCCGGCGTCGAATTCGTTGATATCGACAAGCTGCTTGCCGACAGCCATGTCGTCTCCGTGCACCTGCTGCTGAACGACGAGACGCGCGGCTTTCTCTCCCGCGAAAGGATCGCGCGAATGAAGCCCGGCGTGATCCTGGTCAACACCGCGCGCGGCGCTGTTGTCGACGAAGACGCGATGATCGAAGCGCTGAAGTCCGGCCATATCCGCCACGCCGGGCTCGACGTTTTCAGCGTCGAGCCGCTGCCCCGGAATCACCCATTGACAAAGCTGCCGAATGTCACGCTATCGGCGCATTCGGCGTTCCGCACGCCCGAGGCAAGCGAGAACCTGATCCACGCCGCGTGGGAACATTGCAGGCGGATCGCGCAGTCGTAG
- a CDS encoding Zn-dependent hydrolase, with protein sequence MSRAATNLQIDSARLWGTIHETAKFGATPKGGVRRLTLGPEDKQVRDWFRKACEAAGLEVRVDALGSMFGLRKGRDMSKPPIGLGSHLDTQPTGGKYDGVLGTLAALEVVRTLNDAGIETEAPICICNWTNEEGSRFAPAMMASAAYVGDFTTEDILSRKDAEGVTVGEALDAIGYRGDAAVGAQKFSGFVELHIEQGPILEAENKTIGVVDSGQGVLWYDGRITGFESHAGTTPMPLRRDALATLSEIVLALEAIAKKHGPNAVATIGEAVIASPSRNVIPGEIAFTVDCRSVDAKVMDALDSELRAAAAEIAGRRKVEVALDLVWRKAPTHFDAKLVGAVETATKALGYSYRRITSGAGHDACNLNTKIPAAMVFVPCKDGVSHNELEDATQADCTAGANVLMHTVLALAGVAS encoded by the coding sequence ATGAGCCGAGCCGCTACCAACCTGCAGATCGATTCCGCCCGCCTCTGGGGCACCATCCATGAGACCGCGAAATTCGGCGCGACCCCCAAGGGCGGCGTGCGGCGGCTGACGCTCGGACCTGAGGACAAGCAGGTGCGCGACTGGTTCCGCAAGGCGTGCGAGGCCGCGGGGCTGGAGGTCCGCGTCGACGCGCTCGGCTCGATGTTCGGATTGAGGAAAGGACGGGATATGTCGAAGCCGCCGATCGGGCTCGGCTCGCATCTCGACACCCAGCCCACGGGCGGCAAATATGACGGCGTGCTCGGCACGCTCGCAGCGCTCGAGGTGGTCCGCACGCTGAACGACGCCGGGATCGAGACCGAGGCGCCGATCTGCATCTGCAATTGGACCAACGAGGAAGGCTCGCGCTTTGCGCCGGCGATGATGGCGTCCGCGGCTTATGTCGGCGACTTCACCACCGAGGACATTCTTTCGCGCAAGGATGCCGAAGGCGTCACGGTCGGCGAAGCGCTCGACGCGATCGGCTATCGCGGCGACGCGGCGGTCGGGGCGCAGAAATTCTCGGGCTTTGTCGAACTGCACATCGAGCAGGGCCCGATCCTGGAGGCCGAGAACAAGACCATCGGCGTGGTCGATTCCGGCCAGGGCGTGCTGTGGTATGACGGCAGGATCACGGGCTTCGAGAGCCATGCCGGCACCACGCCGATGCCGCTGCGCCGCGACGCGCTCGCCACCCTCTCGGAAATTGTGCTGGCGCTCGAGGCCATCGCGAAAAAGCACGGGCCGAACGCGGTGGCGACCATCGGCGAGGCCGTGATCGCAAGCCCCTCCCGCAACGTGATCCCCGGCGAGATCGCCTTCACGGTGGATTGCCGCAGCGTCGATGCGAAGGTCATGGACGCGCTCGATTCCGAGCTGCGCGCTGCCGCTGCCGAGATCGCCGGGCGACGCAAGGTCGAGGTGGCGCTTGATCTGGTCTGGCGCAAGGCGCCCACCCACTTCGACGCCAAGCTGGTCGGCGCGGTCGAGACCGCAACCAAGGCGCTTGGCTACTCCTATCGCCGCATCACCTCGGGCGCCGGCCACGATGCCTGCAACCTCAACACCAAGATCCCGGCGGCGATGGTGTTCGTCCCGTGCAAGGACGGCGTCAGCCACAACGAGCTCGAAGACGCGACGCAGGCCGACTGCACCGCCGGCGCCAACGTGCTGATGCATACGGTGCTCGCGCTCGCCGGGGTCGCATCCTGA
- a CDS encoding LysR family transcriptional regulator, giving the protein MLDFRSIETFLWVVKLGSFRGAAQRLNTTQPAISQRIAQLEREMGVKLLNRDHRVASPTPSGRQLMVYAEKMLELRSAMVAEVGDRTVMRGGLRLGVAETIVHTWLPRLIKSMNATYPNLSLEIEVDITPNLNARLLAQEIELAFVLGPSSAPDVRNRVLCDYSIGFLASPSLGLGTGPLALRDLAKFPIITFARKTQPYEAVRALFNRPDLPPIRLHASASIATVIHMALEGLGIAIIPSAIVENELAAGRLQHLATNVKMPPLTFSASWLASPDVAAVERVVDLAQRIAQSATSVDEAAPPRH; this is encoded by the coding sequence ATGCTGGATTTCCGATCCATCGAAACCTTTCTCTGGGTCGTCAAGCTCGGCAGCTTCCGCGGAGCGGCCCAGCGTCTCAATACCACCCAGCCCGCCATTTCCCAGCGTATCGCCCAGCTCGAGCGCGAGATGGGCGTGAAGCTTCTGAACCGCGACCACCGCGTGGCCTCGCCGACCCCGAGCGGCCGGCAACTCATGGTCTACGCGGAGAAAATGCTGGAGCTGCGCTCGGCGATGGTCGCTGAGGTCGGCGACCGCACGGTGATGCGCGGCGGGCTGAGGCTGGGCGTTGCCGAGACCATCGTGCACACCTGGTTGCCGCGGCTGATCAAGAGCATGAATGCGACCTATCCGAACCTGTCGCTGGAAATCGAGGTCGACATCACGCCGAACCTCAACGCCCGTCTGCTGGCCCAGGAGATCGAGCTCGCCTTCGTGCTCGGGCCCTCCTCGGCGCCCGACGTGCGCAACCGCGTGCTGTGCGACTATTCGATCGGCTTTCTGGCCAGCCCCTCCCTCGGGCTCGGCACCGGACCGCTCGCACTGCGCGACCTCGCCAAATTCCCGATCATCACCTTCGCCCGCAAGACCCAGCCCTACGAGGCCGTGCGCGCGCTGTTCAACCGGCCCGATCTGCCGCCGATCCGGCTGCACGCCAGCGCCTCGATCGCAACCGTCATTCATATGGCGCTCGAAGGTCTCGGCATCGCCATCATCCCGTCCGCGATCGTAGAGAACGAGCTCGCCGCCGGACGGCTGCAGCATCTCGCAACCAACGTCAAAATGCCCCCGCTCACCTTCTCGGCGAGTTGGCTCGCCTCGCCGGACGTGGCGGCCGTCGAACGCGTCGTCGATCTCGCCCAGCGGATCGCGCAGTCCGCAACGTCGGTTGACGAAGCCGCGCCGCCGCGCCATTGA
- a CDS encoding putative hydro-lyase, with protein MTVLAADQKPVDSRTSPALEARLACRTGMMSTTAGLADGFVQGNLAILPEKFAGHFHRFCQLNPKPCPIIGMSEVGNPHIAALGADLDIRTDVPRYRVWRDGEVVEEPTEIKAHWRDDLVAFVLGCSYSFEEALIAEGISIRHVERKQRVPMYRTNIACTPSGPFAGPLVVSMRPFKPKDAIRAIQITTRFPSVHGAPVHLGHPGSIGVSDLAKPDYGDPVPVEDDEIPVFWACGVTPQAVIAAARLPFAITHAPGLMLVTDLHNRDLAVL; from the coding sequence ATGACTGTTTTGGCGGCAGATCAAAAGCCTGTGGACTCCCGGACGTCTCCCGCCCTGGAGGCGCGCCTGGCCTGCCGAACCGGCATGATGTCGACCACTGCCGGCCTCGCCGACGGCTTCGTGCAGGGCAATCTCGCGATCCTGCCGGAGAAGTTCGCAGGCCACTTTCATCGCTTCTGCCAGCTCAATCCCAAGCCGTGCCCGATCATCGGCATGTCCGAGGTCGGCAATCCGCACATTGCGGCGCTGGGGGCCGACCTCGATATCCGCACCGACGTGCCGCGCTACCGGGTCTGGCGCGACGGCGAGGTGGTGGAGGAGCCGACCGAAATCAAAGCGCACTGGCGCGACGATCTCGTCGCCTTCGTGCTTGGCTGCTCCTATTCGTTCGAGGAGGCCCTGATCGCGGAGGGCATCTCGATCCGCCATGTCGAGCGCAAGCAGCGCGTGCCGATGTATCGCACCAACATCGCCTGCACGCCGTCCGGTCCGTTCGCGGGGCCGCTGGTGGTGTCGATGCGCCCGTTCAAACCGAAGGACGCGATCCGCGCCATCCAGATCACCACACGTTTTCCATCGGTGCACGGCGCGCCGGTGCATCTCGGTCATCCCGGTTCGATCGGGGTCAGCGACCTCGCTAAGCCCGACTATGGCGATCCGGTCCCGGTCGAGGACGACGAAATCCCGGTGTTCTGGGCTTGCGGTGTGACGCCACAGGCGGTGATCGCGGCGGCGAGACTTCCGTTCGCGATCACGCATGCGCCCGGCCTGATGCTGGTCACCGACCTGCATAACCGCGACCTTGCGGTGCTTTGA
- a CDS encoding ABC transporter substrate-binding protein, with amino-acid sequence MTISRRNVLLGATAAAALGPMAAGAADPADVVIGVIYPLSGASAQIGVDAQKAFETAADIINKKYDFALPLAKDEGLPGLGGAKVRLVFADHQADPQKGRAEAERLITQEKVCAIIGTYQSAVAVTVSQICERYQIPFLSADNSSPSLHRRGLKFYFRAAPHDEMYSAAMFDFFDAMKKKGTKIDTLSLFHEDTIFGTDSGNAQLKLAGERGYKVVADIKYRANSPSLSAEVQQIKAANADVLMPSSYTTDGILLVKTMGELGYKPPAIVAQDAGFSEKALYDAVGDKLEGVISRGTFSLDLAAKRPMVGAINAMFKERSGKDLNDYSSRQFMGLIVMADAINRAKSTEGDKIREALAATDLPGEQTIMPWKRVKFDETGQNNDADPVLLQYVGGKFVTIFPAQAAVAEAIWPMK; translated from the coding sequence ATGACGATCAGCCGCCGAAATGTATTGCTTGGTGCAACCGCCGCCGCCGCGCTCGGGCCGATGGCCGCCGGCGCGGCGGATCCGGCGGACGTGGTGATCGGCGTCATCTATCCGCTCTCCGGCGCCAGCGCCCAGATCGGCGTCGACGCGCAGAAGGCGTTTGAGACCGCGGCCGACATCATCAACAAGAAGTATGATTTTGCGCTGCCGCTGGCAAAGGACGAGGGACTGCCCGGTCTTGGCGGCGCCAAGGTTCGCCTCGTGTTCGCCGATCACCAGGCCGACCCCCAGAAGGGGCGTGCCGAAGCCGAGCGCCTGATCACGCAGGAGAAGGTTTGCGCCATCATCGGCACCTATCAGAGCGCGGTCGCGGTCACCGTCAGCCAGATCTGCGAGCGCTACCAGATTCCGTTCCTATCGGCGGACAATTCCTCGCCAAGCCTGCACCGCCGCGGGCTGAAATTCTACTTCCGCGCCGCGCCCCATGACGAAATGTATTCGGCCGCGATGTTCGACTTCTTCGACGCCATGAAGAAGAAGGGCACCAAGATCGACACGCTGTCGTTGTTCCACGAAGACACCATCTTCGGCACCGACTCCGGCAACGCCCAGCTCAAGCTTGCGGGCGAGCGCGGCTACAAGGTGGTGGCCGACATCAAGTATCGCGCCAACTCGCCGTCGCTCTCGGCGGAGGTGCAACAGATCAAGGCTGCGAATGCCGACGTGCTGATGCCCTCGAGCTACACCACCGACGGCATCCTCCTGGTCAAGACCATGGGCGAGCTCGGCTACAAGCCGCCGGCGATCGTGGCGCAGGATGCCGGCTTCTCGGAGAAGGCGCTCTATGACGCGGTTGGCGACAAGCTCGAAGGCGTGATCTCGCGCGGCACCTTCTCGCTCGACCTTGCCGCCAAGCGGCCGATGGTCGGCGCGATCAACGCCATGTTCAAGGAGCGTTCGGGCAAGGACCTCAACGACTATTCGTCGCGCCAGTTCATGGGGCTGATCGTGATGGCGGACGCCATCAACCGCGCCAAGTCGACCGAGGGCGACAAGATCCGCGAGGCGCTTGCCGCCACCGACCTGCCGGGCGAGCAGACCATCATGCCGTGGAAGCGCGTGAAGTTCGACGAGACCGGCCAGAACAACGACGCCGACCCGGTGCTGCTGCAATATGTCGGCGGCAAGTTCGTCACCATCTTCCCGGCGCAGGCGGCCGTCGCCGAAGCCATCTGGCCGATGAAGTAG
- a CDS encoding branched-chain amino acid ABC transporter permease, with product MGLLYGLIAVGLALIFGLMDVVNFAHGEFLMIAMYATFFLFAYFALDPLLSAPLVAAALFVFGAVAYLLIVRFAVRAKANAGMVQIFSTFGLAIVMRGLAQFFFTPDYRSVTHSWLGGKTVSVAGIFLPEPQLMGAAVSILAFGALYFFINRTDFGRALEATREDAGAVALVGIDKNRVFALGWGLGAALVGLAGAIMAIFFYVYPDVGASFALIAYVTVALGGFGSVFGAFAGGIIVGLVEATTALILPPSLKSVGIYAVYLLVVFIRPRGLFGSI from the coding sequence ATGGGGCTGCTCTACGGTCTCATCGCGGTCGGGCTCGCGCTCATTTTCGGACTGATGGACGTCGTGAACTTCGCCCACGGCGAATTCCTGATGATCGCGATGTATGCGACCTTCTTCCTGTTCGCCTATTTCGCGCTCGATCCGCTGCTGTCGGCGCCGCTGGTCGCGGCCGCGCTGTTCGTGTTCGGCGCGGTCGCCTATCTCCTGATCGTGCGCTTTGCGGTAAGGGCGAAGGCCAATGCCGGCATGGTGCAGATCTTCTCGACCTTCGGGCTTGCCATCGTCATGCGCGGGCTGGCGCAGTTCTTCTTCACGCCCGATTATCGCAGCGTCACCCATTCCTGGCTCGGCGGCAAAACCGTCTCGGTGGCCGGCATCTTCCTGCCCGAGCCGCAGCTGATGGGCGCGGCGGTCTCGATTCTGGCCTTTGGCGCCCTTTACTTCTTCATCAATCGCACCGATTTCGGCCGCGCGCTGGAGGCCACGCGCGAGGATGCCGGCGCGGTGGCGCTCGTCGGCATCGACAAGAACCGGGTGTTTGCGCTGGGCTGGGGCCTTGGCGCGGCGCTGGTCGGGCTTGCCGGGGCCATCATGGCGATCTTCTTCTACGTCTATCCCGACGTTGGCGCGTCCTTTGCGCTGATCGCCTATGTCACGGTCGCGCTCGGCGGCTTCGGCAGCGTGTTCGGCGCCTTTGCCGGCGGCATCATCGTCGGGCTCGTCGAGGCGACGACGGCGCTGATCCTGCCGCCGTCGCTGAAGTCGGTCGGCATCTACGCAGTCTACCTGCTCGTGGTCTTCATCAGGCCGCGCGGCCTGTTCGGGTCGATCTGA
- a CDS encoding branched-chain amino acid ABC transporter permease: MDRAFADRRRRELIIAACLAALAALAPLVVKDVYVQNIMVLTLMYAALSQSWNILSGYCGQISLGHALYFGLGAYSTALLFTKFGMLPWFGMLGGGIISALIAMALGYPCFRLRGHYFVIATIVIAETALLLFQNWDWAGAALGIDIPVRRDSWLTFQFTRSKLPYFYFALALAAVAWFVTWWLEDSKWGFWWRAVKDNPDAAESLGVVVFNSKMGAAAVSAFLVAVGGGFYAQFVSYIDPESVMGFQFSLLMALPAVVGGIGTLWGPILGAVILIPLTELTRSFIGGSGRGVDLIVYGSLIVLISLARPQGLVGLFARRRTGAGA, encoded by the coding sequence ATGGACAGGGCTTTCGCCGACCGCCGCCGCCGTGAATTGATCATAGCGGCCTGCCTCGCGGCTCTCGCGGCGCTGGCGCCGCTCGTCGTCAAGGACGTCTACGTCCAGAACATCATGGTGCTGACCCTGATGTATGCGGCGCTGTCGCAGAGCTGGAATATCCTGTCCGGCTATTGCGGGCAGATCTCGCTCGGGCACGCGCTCTATTTCGGGCTCGGCGCCTACAGCACTGCGCTTCTGTTCACGAAATTCGGCATGCTGCCGTGGTTCGGCATGCTCGGCGGCGGCATCATCTCGGCGCTGATCGCGATGGCGCTCGGCTATCCCTGCTTCCGCCTGCGCGGCCATTATTTCGTGATCGCTACCATCGTCATCGCCGAGACCGCGCTGCTCCTGTTCCAGAACTGGGACTGGGCGGGCGCCGCGCTCGGCATCGACATTCCGGTGCGCCGCGACAGCTGGCTGACCTTCCAGTTCACCCGCAGCAAGCTGCCTTATTTCTACTTCGCGCTGGCGCTCGCTGCCGTCGCCTGGTTCGTCACCTGGTGGCTCGAGGATTCGAAATGGGGTTTCTGGTGGCGCGCGGTGAAGGACAATCCCGATGCCGCCGAGAGCCTCGGCGTCGTCGTGTTCAATTCGAAGATGGGCGCGGCCGCCGTCTCGGCTTTTCTCGTCGCGGTTGGCGGCGGCTTTTATGCCCAGTTCGTCTCCTATATCGATCCCGAAAGCGTGATGGGCTTCCAGTTCTCGCTGCTGATGGCGCTGCCGGCCGTGGTCGGGGGCATCGGCACGCTGTGGGGGCCGATACTGGGCGCTGTGATCCTGATTCCGCTCACCGAGCTGACACGTTCTTTCATCGGAGGCTCCGGGCGCGGCGTCGATCTCATCGTCTACGGTTCGCTGATCGTGCTGATCTCGCTGGCGCGGCCGCAAGGGCTTGTCGGGCTGTTCGCGCGGCGGCGCACGGGGGCCGGCGCATGA
- a CDS encoding ABC transporter ATP-binding protein, with the protein MTALLETRAVTQRFAGLVANSDVSISVGRGEIVGLIGPNGAGKSTLFNLIAGVMSPTQGSIWFDGTDVTRLPAAERCQRGIGRTFQVVKSFETMTVIDNVIVGALVRTTVMREARRKAHQVLEFCGLDARAGVFASDLVPSEKRRLEVARALATEPKLLLLDEVLTGLTPVEAQSGVELVRQVRETGITVLMVEHVMEIVMPLVDRAIVLDLGKVLVEGKPGDIVRDPKVITAYLGDRHAVGA; encoded by the coding sequence ATGACGGCTCTGCTCGAAACCCGCGCCGTCACGCAGCGCTTCGCCGGTCTCGTCGCCAACAGCGACGTGTCGATCTCGGTCGGTCGCGGCGAGATCGTCGGCCTGATCGGTCCCAATGGCGCCGGCAAGTCGACGCTGTTCAACCTGATCGCGGGCGTCATGTCGCCGACCCAAGGCTCGATCTGGTTCGACGGCACGGACGTGACGCGGCTGCCTGCGGCGGAGCGCTGCCAGCGCGGCATCGGTCGCACGTTCCAGGTGGTCAAGAGCTTCGAGACCATGACAGTCATCGACAATGTCATCGTCGGCGCGCTGGTCCGCACCACCGTGATGCGGGAGGCGCGGCGCAAGGCGCATCAGGTGCTGGAGTTCTGCGGTCTCGATGCGCGGGCCGGCGTGTTCGCAAGCGATCTCGTGCCGTCGGAAAAGCGCCGGCTGGAGGTGGCCCGCGCGCTTGCGACCGAGCCGAAGCTGCTGCTGCTCGACGAAGTGCTGACCGGCCTGACGCCGGTCGAGGCGCAGAGCGGCGTCGAGCTGGTGCGGCAGGTGCGCGAGACCGGGATCACCGTGCTGATGGTCGAGCACGTCATGGAAATCGTGATGCCGCTGGTCGACCGCGCCATCGTGCTCGACCTCGGCAAGGTGCTGGTCGAGGGCAAGCCGGGCGACATCGTTCGCGATCCGAAGGTCATCACTGCCTATCTCGGGGACCGTCATGCTGTCGGTGCATGA
- a CDS encoding ABC transporter ATP-binding protein codes for MLSVHEITTAYQGLVAISAVSIEVARGEIVCVAGANGAGKSTLLKSIAGAERPRAGSVTFDGERIDGVPQHLITGRGIAYVPENRRLFPRLSVRDNLRLGSYLYRGKTDREGPLDLVFKLFPRLSERLDQRAETLSGGEQQMLAIGRALMTRPRLLMLDEPSQGIMPKLVDEIFAAVKRIRDAGMTVLIVEQRMAECLEIADRAYILQTGRVLMQGSAAEIKVNPDVRKAYLGL; via the coding sequence ATGCTGTCGGTGCATGAGATCACCACCGCCTATCAGGGGCTGGTCGCGATATCAGCGGTCTCGATCGAGGTCGCCAGGGGCGAGATCGTCTGCGTGGCAGGCGCCAACGGCGCCGGCAAGTCGACGCTGCTGAAATCCATCGCGGGCGCCGAGCGCCCGCGCGCGGGCTCCGTCACTTTCGACGGCGAGCGCATCGATGGCGTTCCGCAACACCTGATCACCGGGCGCGGCATCGCCTACGTGCCGGAAAACCGCCGGCTGTTCCCGCGCCTGTCGGTGCGGGACAATTTGAGGCTCGGCAGCTATCTCTATCGCGGTAAGACGGATCGCGAAGGCCCGCTCGACCTCGTGTTCAAGCTGTTCCCGCGGCTGTCGGAGCGGCTCGACCAGCGCGCCGAGACGCTGTCCGGCGGCGAGCAGCAGATGCTGGCGATCGGACGCGCGCTGATGACGCGGCCGCGCCTTTTGATGCTGGACGAGCCGTCGCAGGGCATCATGCCGAAGCTGGTCGACGAGATCTTTGCCGCCGTCAAGCGCATCCGCGACGCCGGCATGACGGTTTTGATCGTCGAGCAGCGGATGGCCGAATGTCTTGAAATCGCCGACCGCGCCTACATCCTGCAGACCGGCCGCGTGCTGATGCAGGGCTCGGCAGCCGAGATCAAGGTCAATCCCGACGTCCGCAAGGCGTATCTGGGATTGTAG
- a CDS encoding aldolase, producing MSETKLREDTCRLGRSLFERGLTPGSSGNISVKLDDGGWLVTPTNASLGFLDPARLSRLASDGRLLSGDPPTKEVPLHSALYQTRDAARAVVHLHSTHSVALSMLPEIDPRAALPPLTAYYVMKCGATALVPYYRPGDPDVADAIKGLAGKYSSVLLANHGPVVSGDTLEAAVFAIEELEETARLYLLLRGLNPRYLTPQQVDDLVKAFGLPEHHDHR from the coding sequence ATGAGCGAAACAAAGCTGCGTGAAGACACCTGCCGGCTCGGCCGCTCGCTGTTCGAGCGCGGCCTGACGCCGGGCTCCTCAGGCAATATCAGCGTCAAGCTCGATGACGGCGGCTGGCTGGTGACGCCGACCAACGCCTCGCTCGGCTTTCTCGATCCGGCGCGGCTGTCGCGCCTGGCGAGCGACGGTCGCCTGCTCTCAGGCGATCCGCCGACCAAGGAAGTGCCGCTGCACAGCGCGCTCTACCAGACCCGCGATGCGGCGCGCGCGGTGGTGCATCTGCACTCGACCCATTCGGTGGCGTTGTCGATGCTGCCGGAGATTGATCCGCGCGCGGCGCTGCCGCCGCTGACCGCCTACTATGTCATGAAATGCGGCGCGACGGCGCTCGTGCCCTATTATCGGCCGGGCGACCCTGATGTCGCCGATGCCATCAAGGGACTCGCCGGCAAATATTCGTCCGTGCTGCTCGCCAATCACGGGCCCGTGGTGTCGGGCGACACGCTGGAGGCCGCGGTGTTCGCGATCGAGGAGCTGGAGGAGACTGCAAGACTCTATCTGCTTTTACGCGGGCTCAACCCGCGTTACTTGACGCCGCAGCAGGTCGACGATCTCGTGAAGGCCTTTGGGCTGCCGGAGCACCATGATCACCGATAG